The Myxococcota bacterium genome has a segment encoding these proteins:
- a CDS encoding DUF924 family protein: protein MSLDDTLVYRGPAERDEALLARLPGALRAIVGRHNGCVWLDGALHVRGACDAPRWHSLRVAWEAPDGVVATTPALEPTDIPFARTTFGDELALRGRDVVRVRAETGALEPLGTSVGRFVAGLERDPLRFLDLDPDARAPAADGAALLAAWFEGSERDAARIAALVPRWFGGGADFDALLGEQFGGWLERAEAGDAALDAWCATPRGALAAVLVHDQLPRNLRRGDPRAFALDAAARRIAARAIERGFDLCLRAVEAAFLYLPFEHAEDRAEQARSVALFEALRQRAPRAAAAAFDTFEDYARRHRDVVERFGRFPHRNATLGRAPTAEEEAFLAAGGDAF from the coding sequence ATGTCGCTCGACGACACCCTCGTCTACCGCGGCCCCGCCGAGCGCGACGAAGCGCTGCTCGCGCGGCTCCCGGGCGCGCTGCGCGCGATCGTCGGGCGCCACAACGGCTGCGTCTGGCTCGACGGCGCGCTGCACGTGCGCGGCGCCTGCGACGCGCCGCGCTGGCACTCGTTGCGCGTCGCGTGGGAGGCGCCCGACGGCGTCGTCGCGACGACGCCCGCGCTCGAGCCCACCGACATCCCGTTCGCGCGCACGACGTTCGGCGACGAGCTCGCGCTGCGCGGGCGCGACGTCGTGCGCGTGCGCGCCGAGACGGGGGCGCTCGAGCCGCTCGGCACGAGCGTCGGCCGCTTCGTCGCGGGCCTCGAGCGCGACCCGCTGCGCTTCCTCGACCTCGACCCCGACGCGCGCGCGCCGGCCGCCGATGGCGCCGCGCTGCTCGCGGCGTGGTTCGAGGGGAGCGAGCGCGACGCCGCGCGCATCGCGGCGCTCGTCCCGCGCTGGTTCGGCGGCGGCGCGGACTTCGATGCGCTCCTCGGCGAGCAGTTCGGCGGATGGCTCGAGCGCGCCGAGGCGGGCGACGCCGCGCTCGACGCGTGGTGCGCGACGCCGCGCGGCGCGCTCGCGGCGGTGCTCGTGCACGACCAGCTCCCGCGCAACCTGCGGCGCGGCGACCCGCGCGCCTTCGCGCTCGACGCCGCGGCGCGACGCATTGCGGCGCGCGCGATCGAGCGCGGCTTCGACCTCTGCCTGCGCGCCGTCGAGGCCGCGTTCCTCTACCTGCCCTTCGAGCACGCCGAGGACCGCGCCGAGCAGGCGCGCAGCGTCGCGCTCTTCGAGGCGCTGCGGCAGCGCGCGCCGCGCGCCGCCGCGGCGGCGTTCGACACGTTCGAGGACTATGCGCGCCGCCACCGCGACGTCGTCGAGCGCTTCGGCCGCTTTCCGCACCGCAACGCGACGCTCGGCCGCGCGCCGACGGCCGAGGAAGAGGCGTTCCTCGCGGCGGGCGGCGACGCGTTCTGA
- a CDS encoding phosphotransferase family protein, translating to MAFDRSTLSPEWQRAFDFVEAKVGGRIVAAERQARWRPAWFLDVERDGEVVPVYFRGARGETDHGVYALAHEFRCMEILERHGIPVPHVYGFCDDPEGFLMAKAPGRISLATARDEAERKAVLEHYMQILARIHALPLDDFVAAGFARPASAADLALGDFAHWVRAFRKTKARPEPLIEFAIDWLERNVPQGRERASLLCGDSGQFLFDEGRVTAVIDLELSYIGDPAADLGGLLSRDLSEPMGDIGDAIRAYEAASGERVDRRVVLYHAIRFGMVTPLSTSVQVAAPTPMTDFVQYLAWYLVYSRCPMQLVAHATDVDVPPAALPDEADSECAKAFDVLVDRIGKLPAADEFAAYQREAVARTAEYLRRADRYGAALLEDDLDEARELLGARPRGWRERDEALEVLVGRNEGELDAALVRYFVRRCQRHEFLLAPVMKELAGARMQTLD from the coding sequence ATGGCATTCGATCGATCGACGCTCTCGCCCGAGTGGCAGCGCGCGTTCGACTTCGTCGAGGCGAAGGTCGGCGGGCGCATCGTGGCCGCGGAGCGCCAGGCGCGCTGGCGCCCGGCCTGGTTCCTCGACGTCGAGCGCGACGGCGAGGTCGTGCCCGTCTACTTCCGCGGCGCGCGCGGGGAGACGGACCACGGCGTGTACGCGCTCGCGCACGAGTTCCGCTGCATGGAGATCCTCGAGCGCCACGGCATCCCGGTGCCGCACGTGTACGGCTTCTGCGACGACCCGGAAGGCTTCCTGATGGCGAAGGCGCCGGGCCGCATCAGCCTCGCGACGGCGCGCGACGAGGCCGAGCGCAAGGCCGTGCTCGAGCACTACATGCAGATCCTCGCGCGCATCCACGCGCTGCCCCTCGACGACTTCGTCGCGGCGGGCTTCGCGCGGCCGGCCTCGGCGGCCGACCTCGCGCTCGGCGACTTCGCGCACTGGGTGCGCGCGTTCCGCAAGACGAAGGCGCGGCCCGAGCCGCTGATCGAGTTCGCGATCGACTGGCTCGAGCGCAACGTGCCGCAGGGACGCGAGCGCGCGTCGCTCCTGTGCGGGGACTCGGGGCAGTTCCTGTTCGACGAGGGCCGCGTGACGGCGGTGATCGACCTCGAGCTGTCCTACATCGGCGACCCGGCGGCCGACCTCGGCGGGCTCCTGTCGCGCGACCTCTCGGAGCCGATGGGCGACATCGGCGACGCGATCCGCGCGTACGAGGCGGCGAGCGGCGAGCGCGTCGATCGCCGCGTCGTGCTCTACCACGCGATCCGCTTCGGCATGGTGACGCCGCTGTCGACCTCCGTGCAGGTCGCGGCGCCGACGCCCATGACGGACTTCGTGCAGTACCTCGCGTGGTACCTCGTCTACTCGCGCTGTCCGATGCAGCTCGTGGCGCACGCGACGGACGTCGACGTGCCGCCGGCCGCGCTCCCGGACGAGGCCGACAGCGAGTGCGCGAAGGCCTTCGACGTCCTCGTCGATCGCATCGGGAAGCTGCCGGCGGCCGACGAGTTCGCGGCCTACCAGCGCGAGGCCGTCGCGCGCACCGCCGAGTACCTGCGCCGCGCGGACCGCTACGGCGCGGCGCTGCTCGAGGACGACCTCGACGAGGCGCGCGAGCTGCTCGGCGCGCGCCCGCGCGGCTGGCGCGAGCGCGACGAGGCGCTCGAGGTGCTCGTCGGTCGCAACGAGGGCGAGCTCGACGCGGCGCTCGTCCGCTACTTCGTGCGCCGCTGCCAGCGTCACGAGTTCCTGCTCGCGCCGGTGATGAAGGAGCTCGCCGGCGCGCGCATGCAGACGCTCGACTAG
- a CDS encoding DUF2490 domain-containing protein, with product MAPLRRPHPRGASAARLAAALAACLAAATIAAPRLARADPAEHDARLWAQATGRLGLGPRAAALLLVQVRLADDLARLERVLVSPALEATFGPLSLALGYDAHVVEWPRDAVEHRVFEQVALAHPLAGFDVAHRLRLEQRFAPHADGAALRLRWRLGLVRGLGGGPFSVELANELFVALDDRRPHARAGFDEARPYAGLRLDVGGGLRLETGYQLQYVSRPGRDAANHTWLVALALAR from the coding sequence ATGGCGCCCTTGCGACGTCCGCACCCGCGCGGCGCCTCCGCCGCGCGCCTCGCCGCCGCGCTCGCGGCGTGCCTCGCCGCTGCGACGATCGCCGCGCCGCGCCTCGCGCGCGCCGACCCGGCGGAGCACGACGCGCGGCTCTGGGCGCAGGCGACGGGACGCCTCGGGCTCGGGCCGCGGGCGGCCGCCCTGCTGCTCGTGCAGGTCCGGCTCGCGGACGATCTCGCGCGGCTCGAGCGCGTGCTCGTCTCGCCGGCGCTCGAAGCGACCTTCGGGCCGCTCTCGCTCGCGCTCGGCTACGACGCGCACGTCGTCGAGTGGCCGCGCGACGCGGTCGAGCACCGGGTGTTCGAGCAGGTGGCGCTCGCCCACCCGCTCGCGGGCTTCGACGTCGCGCACCGCCTGCGGCTCGAGCAGCGCTTCGCGCCGCACGCGGACGGTGCGGCGCTGCGCCTGCGCTGGCGGCTCGGCCTCGTGCGCGGGCTCGGCGGCGGGCCCTTCTCCGTCGAGCTCGCGAACGAGCTCTTCGTCGCGCTCGACGACCGGCGCCCGCACGCGCGCGCGGGCTTCGACGAGGCGCGCCCCTACGCGGGCCTTCGCCTCGACGTCGGCGGCGGCCTGCGGCTCGAGACGGGCTACCAGCTCCAGTACGTCTCGCGGCCCGGGCGCGACGCCGCCAACCACACCTGGCTCGTCGCGCTCGCGCTCGCCCGTTAG